From Bos javanicus breed banteng chromosome 5, ARS-OSU_banteng_1.0, whole genome shotgun sequence, the proteins below share one genomic window:
- the CNPY2 gene encoding protein canopy homolog 2, translated as MKGWGWLALLLGALLGTTWARRSQDLHCGACRALVDELEWEIAQVDPKKTIQMGSFRINPDGSQSVVEVPYARSEAHLTELLEEVCDRMKEYGEQIDPSTHRKNYVRVVGRNGESSELDLQGIRIDSDISGTLKFACESIVEEYEDELIEFFSREADNVKDKLCSKRTDLCDHALHISHDEL; from the exons ATGAAAGGCTGGGGTTGGCTGGCCCTGCTTCTGGGAGCCCTCTTGGGAACTACCTGGGCCCGGAGGAGCCAGGATCTACACTGTGGAG CTTGCAGGGCTCTGGTGGATGAACTTGAGTGGGAAATTGCCCAGGTGGATCCCAAGAAGACCATTCAGATGGGCTCTTTCCGAATCAATCCAGATGGCAGCCAGTCAGTGGTGGAG GTGCCTTATGCTCGCTCAGAGGCCCACCTCACAGAGCTGCTAGAGGAAGTATGCGACCGGATGAAGGAGTATGGGGAACAGATCGACCCTTCCACGCACCGCAAGAACTATGTACGTGTCGTGGGCCGAAATGGAGAATCCAGTGAACTGGACCTACAGGGCATTCGAATTGATTCAGACATCAGTGGCACCCTCAAGTTCGCG TGTGAGAGCATTGTGGAGGAGTACGAGGATGAACTCATTGAATTCTTTTCCCGAGAGGCTGACAATGTTAAAGACAAACTTTGTAGTAAGCGAACAG ATCTATGTGACCATGCCCTGCACATATCCCATGATGAGCTATGA